TAGTGGTTGAACGTTGTCCCACAACAGACGAGGGGTCAACTTCTCACCACGCAAATAACGGTTGATGCGGTCATGACTAATGCCATCAAGATGGTCAGCCAAGTTTGTCACTGGGTAGTTGATCGGGCTACTGATCAGGTATTGGCAGTAGTCGAGTTTAGTGAAGCTCATTGCTCCAGTCTAATATTGCTCCTGCGTAAGTCCTGAGGGTGTTCTTAGAATAACGCTATGATTTGCCCATAGCTTAGAGTTGATTTTCTTGTGCCTAAGTCAGGTTCTTTGTTTCCCATTGATGAAAACTACACTGCCTTTCTGCGATCGTTGAAGGAGCGAATACGTCAGGCACAAATTAAAGCAGCATTAGCTGTCAACAATGAACTAATCCTACTTTATTGGCAAATTGGTCGCGAGATATTGAATCGGCAGCAGCAGGAAGGGTGGGGAACAAAGGTCATTGAACGTCTAGCACAAGATTTGAAACGGGAGTTTCCTGATATAGGTGGATTTTCGTCCCGCAATCTCAAATACATGCGAGCGTTTGCTGAAGCATATCCCGATGAGCAAATTGTGCTACGCTACGCTGCACAAATTCCCTGGCGGCATAATCAGGCGCTACTAGATAAGTTGAAAAATCTTGAGCAGCGACTTTGGTATGCTCAGAAGTCGTTTGAGAATGGTTGGAGCCGCGACATTCTGGTAACGCAAATTGAAACTAACTTATACATACGCCAGAGGGGAGCAATTACTAACTTTGAGCGCACTCTACCGGATCTAGACTCTGATCTAGCTCAGCAGTTAGTCAAAGATCCCTATAACTTTGATTTCCTGACTATTAGTGAAAATGTTAAAGAACGGGACTTGGAACGAGCTTTAGTAGAGCGCATCCGAGACTTTTTATTGGAGTTAGGTATTGGCTTTGCTTTTGTGGGTAGCCAGTACCGTTTGGAGGTGGAGGGTGACGAATACTTCCTTGATCTGCTTTTCTATCATCTAAAGCTGCATTGCTACATTGTGATTGAGCTGAAGGTGACAGAGTTTAGGCCAGAGTATTCCGGCAAAATGAATTTTTATGTTTCAGCTGTCAATAACATTCTGCGTACAGAGGTGGATGGTCCAACAATAGGAATTATTCTATGTCGCTCTAAGAAAAAAACGACAGTTGAATTTGCTTTGGATACTGTACAAAACCCAATTGGTGTCTCCACTTATAAGTTGCGCGATCAACTGCCCCCTGCCTTACAGGATTGCTTGCCCACAGTTGAGCAGCTAGAGATGGAGCTAGAAGCGGCAGCTTCTGCCCTAGAGGAAGAGCAGAATTAATTTTTCAAAAGTATTTGTGACAGGTCGGCGTAAACTCGCTGTACACTAACCCTGTGTTGCAACAATTTGAATCGTGGCAAAGGTTATCTCATTTTTTAACCAAGCTGGGGGCACAGGCAAAACGACCTTGGCAATGAACTTGGGATATTCACTTTCCCAACAAGGACACCGTATTTTACTTGTGGATATGGACCCACAGTCCTCCTTGACTGTTTTCATGGGAGTGCAGCCTCATGAACTTGAGGACACTATTGCTCAAAGCATCCTGGATAGAAAACCGCTGCCTATTTTAAGCGGGGTTCATCAAATGGATCTAGTTCCAAGTAATTTGACGCTTAGTGCTGCTGATGTAAAGTTGGCAACGGCGATCGCTAAAGAGACCCGCCTCAAAAAAGCGCTCTCTCCGGTTGAGTCTGCCTATGATTTTGTCTTGATTGACTGCCCGCCAACGTTGGGCGTTCTCAGTATCCTCTCCCTGGTAGCATCGACTCATATCCTGATCCCAATGCAAACTCAATATAAGAGCTTCGTTGGTTTAGATCTGCTGCTAGGTACGATTAGTGAACTTCAGCAAGAAGGGGTTGCTGCAGACCTGAAAATTGCTGGAGTAATTCCCAATCTGCACGATCGCACAGCCCAAAGTAAAGAGATTTTAGAGGCGGTGACAGAGCAATTTGGTGGCGTTGCACCC
This window of the Trichocoleus sp. FACHB-46 genome carries:
- a CDS encoding PDDEXK nuclease domain-containing protein, with translation MPKSGSLFPIDENYTAFLRSLKERIRQAQIKAALAVNNELILLYWQIGREILNRQQQEGWGTKVIERLAQDLKREFPDIGGFSSRNLKYMRAFAEAYPDEQIVLRYAAQIPWRHNQALLDKLKNLEQRLWYAQKSFENGWSRDILVTQIETNLYIRQRGAITNFERTLPDLDSDLAQQLVKDPYNFDFLTISENVKERDLERALVERIRDFLLELGIGFAFVGSQYRLEVEGDEYFLDLLFYHLKLHCYIVIELKVTEFRPEYSGKMNFYVSAVNNILRTEVDGPTIGIILCRSKKKTTVEFALDTVQNPIGVSTYKLRDQLPPALQDCLPTVEQLEMELEAAASALEEEQN
- a CDS encoding AAA family ATPase, with product MAKVISFFNQAGGTGKTTLAMNLGYSLSQQGHRILLVDMDPQSSLTVFMGVQPHELEDTIAQSILDRKPLPILSGVHQMDLVPSNLTLSAADVKLATAIAKETRLKKALSPVESAYDFVLIDCPPTLGVLSILSLVASTHILIPMQTQYKSFVGLDLLLGTISELQQEGVAADLKIAGVIPNLHDRTAQSKEILEAVTEQFGGVAPVFPPIPRAIAFADASMQHLPLGLYDPKHPALTVLTTITQSLESL